Proteins from a genomic interval of Bradyrhizobium sp. CCGB01:
- a CDS encoding ABC transporter permease produces MISLAVVMRRAAPVLACIGLLVAWQVSSLALKNDSFPTAIEAIRAIPDILGDKESLINILASLRRMAIGFGIAVLVSIPLGLLMGRSRAVAAFFNPLLMVIYPVPKAALMPIIMLWLGVGDITKTLVIFLGVSLPVIYHSFEGAKAVEEKMLWSGAAMGLSPVQRLVRIVLPAALPEILTGCRTGLVLALITMITSEMIARQSGAGNILFNALDMGQYDTVFAMIIIVGAMGICLDAIFERVRARLVRWSEPQFDMPLSFS; encoded by the coding sequence ATGATTTCATTGGCCGTCGTGATGAGACGCGCTGCCCCGGTGCTCGCCTGCATCGGATTGCTGGTGGCGTGGCAGGTCAGTTCGCTGGCGTTGAAGAACGATAGTTTCCCGACGGCGATCGAGGCGATCCGTGCGATCCCCGATATCCTTGGCGACAAGGAGTCCCTGATCAACATTCTCGCCTCGCTCCGCCGCATGGCGATCGGATTCGGCATCGCCGTGCTGGTGTCGATTCCGCTCGGTCTCTTGATGGGACGCAGCCGAGCGGTCGCAGCCTTCTTCAATCCGCTCCTGATGGTAATCTACCCGGTGCCGAAGGCGGCACTGATGCCGATCATCATGCTGTGGCTGGGCGTCGGCGATATTACGAAGACGCTGGTGATCTTCCTCGGCGTCAGCTTGCCTGTGATCTATCATAGCTTCGAGGGTGCCAAGGCGGTCGAAGAGAAGATGCTGTGGTCGGGGGCGGCCATGGGGCTTTCGCCGGTGCAAAGGCTGGTGCGGATCGTGCTGCCGGCGGCGCTGCCGGAGATCCTGACCGGGTGCCGTACAGGACTCGTGCTCGCGCTGATCACGATGATCACCAGCGAGATGATCGCCCGCCAGTCCGGCGCAGGCAACATCCTCTTTAATGCGCTCGACATGGGGCAGTACGACACGGTCTTCGCGATGATCATCATCGTTGGCGCGATGGGAATTTGCCTGGATGCGATCTTCGAACGGGTCCGCGCGCGGCTGGTGCGCTGGTCCGAGCCTCAGTTCGACATGCCGCTGAGCTTCTCATGA
- a CDS encoding acyl-CoA dehydrogenase family protein gives MIMQVSKNIGATDKVALDAPIFDPVAFRLSDEQAGIIARAREIGQSVFAGRAATYDREAIFPTENYRDLHRVGLLGIAVPKKHGGLGANYQTYALAAAEIGRYCGATALTWNMHVCSTLWSGPLADDLDMDAETRAEHERRRAVHYKRIVEDGAIYSQPFSEGGAAAAGGVAFGTEAKPVEGGWIVNGKKIFASLSGHADYYGVLCTEIEEGEKASRRNTLYLAISAKSQGVSVVGDWDPLGMRGTVSRTLLFKDVFVPADSALMPRGVYFQAAMRWPHMFLTLSPTYMGLAQAAYDFTVRYLRGEVPGMPPVKRRMYPTKQIAVAQMQIKLEQIKAVWFQAVTEARANPSKEQVLRAYAAQYSVMEGANELAALAIRTCGGQAMLRSLPLERIYRDSRCGSLMLPWTAELCLDRIGREALYEAGETDD, from the coding sequence ATGATCATGCAAGTCAGCAAGAACATCGGCGCAACCGACAAGGTCGCGCTCGATGCTCCGATCTTCGATCCCGTCGCATTCCGCCTGAGCGACGAGCAGGCCGGCATCATCGCGCGCGCCCGCGAGATCGGCCAGAGCGTGTTCGCAGGTCGCGCCGCGACTTACGATCGCGAGGCCATCTTCCCGACCGAGAATTATCGCGACCTGCATCGCGTCGGCCTGCTCGGCATCGCGGTTCCCAAGAAGCATGGCGGGCTCGGCGCGAACTATCAGACTTACGCACTGGCGGCAGCCGAAATCGGCCGCTATTGCGGCGCGACTGCCCTCACCTGGAACATGCACGTCTGCTCGACCCTGTGGTCAGGTCCGCTTGCCGACGATCTCGACATGGACGCTGAGACCCGCGCCGAGCACGAACGGCGGCGCGCGGTTCATTACAAGCGCATCGTCGAGGACGGCGCGATCTATTCGCAACCGTTCTCCGAGGGCGGCGCTGCGGCCGCAGGCGGCGTCGCCTTCGGCACGGAGGCAAAGCCCGTGGAAGGCGGCTGGATCGTCAACGGGAAAAAAATCTTTGCATCGCTTTCCGGTCACGCCGACTATTACGGCGTGCTCTGTACCGAGATCGAGGAAGGTGAGAAAGCCTCACGCCGCAATACCCTTTATCTCGCCATCTCTGCCAAGTCGCAGGGCGTCTCGGTCGTCGGCGACTGGGATCCGCTCGGCATGCGCGGGACGGTCTCGCGGACGCTGCTGTTCAAGGACGTGTTCGTGCCGGCGGATTCTGCGCTGATGCCGCGCGGCGTCTACTTCCAGGCAGCGATGCGCTGGCCACACATGTTCCTGACGCTGTCGCCCACCTATATGGGGCTGGCGCAAGCCGCCTATGATTTCACCGTGCGCTATCTTCGCGGCGAGGTGCCGGGCATGCCGCCGGTCAAGCGCCGGATGTACCCGACCAAGCAGATCGCGGTGGCGCAGATGCAGATCAAGCTTGAGCAGATCAAGGCGGTCTGGTTCCAAGCCGTCACCGAGGCCCGCGCCAATCCAAGCAAGGAACAGGTGCTGCGCGCCTACGCTGCGCAGTATTCGGTGATGGAGGGCGCCAATGAGCTCGCGGCTCTCGCGATCCGCACTTGCGGCGGCCAAGCCATGCTCCGTTCGCTGCCGCTGGAACGGATCTATCGCGACAGCCGCTGCGGCTCGCTGATGCTGCCCTGGACCGCCGAGCTTTGCCTCGACCGCATCGGTCGCGAGGCGCTGTACGAGGCCGGCGAGACGGATGACTGA
- a CDS encoding ABC transporter ATP-binding protein, with translation MKVAPSRSSEWVKPVTSPKPASAIIEIDRVSQVFQTSARKDHLALSDISLTIDEGAFVSILGPSGCGKSTLLYIVGGFVSPTSGAAKIKGQAITGPGPDRGPVFQEFALFPWKTVLGNVMYGPRQQGVRATDAEAQSRALIEMVGLKGYENFYPKELSGGMKQRVALARTLAYHPEVLLMDEPFGALDAHTRTRLQNDLLNIWERDRKTVLFVTHSVDEAVFLSDKVVMMSKSPGRIRQVIDINLPRPRRRNELLLDPRYQKYVVDIERMFDESDQPGSTP, from the coding sequence ATGAAGGTAGCGCCTTCGAGATCGAGCGAATGGGTGAAACCGGTGACGTCACCAAAGCCGGCTTCTGCGATCATCGAGATCGACCGCGTCTCGCAGGTTTTTCAGACCTCGGCGCGGAAGGATCATTTGGCGCTGTCGGACATCTCGCTGACGATCGACGAGGGAGCCTTCGTTTCCATCCTCGGTCCGTCTGGCTGCGGCAAGTCTACGCTGCTCTACATCGTCGGCGGTTTCGTCAGCCCGACCAGCGGCGCGGCAAAGATCAAGGGGCAGGCGATCACGGGGCCCGGGCCGGACCGCGGTCCGGTGTTTCAGGAGTTCGCGCTGTTTCCGTGGAAGACTGTGCTGGGCAACGTCATGTACGGTCCGCGCCAGCAGGGTGTGCGCGCCACCGATGCAGAAGCGCAAAGCCGGGCTCTGATCGAGATGGTCGGCCTCAAGGGCTATGAGAATTTCTATCCGAAGGAACTGTCCGGCGGCATGAAGCAGCGCGTCGCTCTGGCTCGCACGCTCGCCTACCATCCCGAGGTCCTGCTGATGGACGAGCCGTTCGGTGCGCTCGATGCTCACACCCGGACGCGTCTGCAGAACGATCTCCTGAATATCTGGGAGCGCGACCGTAAGACGGTGCTGTTCGTGACCCACTCGGTCGACGAGGCCGTCTTTCTGTCGGACAAGGTGGTGATGATGTCGAAATCGCCCGGCCGTATCCGGCAGGTGATCGACATCAACCTTCCGCGGCCACGCCGCCGCAACGAGTTGTTGCTCGACCCGCGCTATCAGAAATACGTCGTCGACATCGAGCGCATGTTCGACGAGAGCGACCAACCCGGGTCTACCCCATGA
- a CDS encoding 3-hydroxybutyryl-CoA dehydrogenase, which translates to MTSRTNIACLGAGRMGRGIAVAFAYAGHTVAMIDIKARSAEDFAKLEGEALGEVRTTFASLSKLGLLTEADVDPLIARVSVVPASQSGATLARAGMVFEGVPEVVELKREVLEAASKQVGPDTIIASTTSTILVDDLSDVIVNPRRFLNVHWLNPAYLIPLVEVSPGKATDPAIIDEVKALLEGIGKVPVVCAATPGFIVPRIQALAMNEAARMVEEGVASAEEIDKAIRYGFGFRYAVLGLLEFIDWGGGDILYYASRYLEGALGSDRYRAPDVISRNMHEGRIGLRTGAGFLDYSGMDVDAYRAKRLQAMVDLLRHFDLARPPVLDRN; encoded by the coding sequence ATGACCAGCCGCACCAACATTGCCTGTCTCGGGGCCGGCCGCATGGGGCGCGGCATCGCCGTCGCGTTCGCCTACGCCGGGCATACGGTCGCGATGATCGACATCAAGGCGCGTTCCGCAGAGGACTTCGCGAAGCTGGAAGGGGAAGCGCTCGGCGAAGTCAGGACAACCTTTGCGAGCCTGTCGAAGCTGGGGCTGCTGACCGAGGCAGATGTTGATCCCCTCATCGCGCGGGTCTCGGTGGTGCCGGCCAGCCAAAGCGGTGCGACACTGGCCCGAGCCGGAATGGTCTTCGAGGGCGTTCCCGAAGTCGTCGAGCTCAAGCGCGAGGTGCTGGAAGCGGCTTCAAAGCAAGTCGGCCCCGATACGATCATCGCATCGACGACCTCCACAATTCTCGTCGACGATCTCTCCGACGTGATCGTGAACCCTCGCCGCTTCCTCAACGTGCACTGGCTCAACCCGGCCTATCTGATCCCGCTGGTCGAGGTTTCACCCGGCAAAGCCACCGACCCCGCCATCATCGACGAGGTGAAGGCCCTGCTTGAAGGCATCGGCAAGGTGCCGGTGGTCTGCGCGGCGACGCCAGGGTTCATCGTCCCGCGTATCCAGGCACTGGCGATGAACGAGGCCGCACGCATGGTCGAGGAAGGTGTTGCCAGCGCCGAGGAGATCGACAAGGCGATCCGCTACGGCTTCGGCTTCCGCTACGCCGTGCTCGGGCTGCTCGAGTTCATCGACTGGGGTGGCGGCGACATCTTGTACTACGCCAGCCGATATCTCGAAGGCGCACTTGGCAGCGACCGCTATCGCGCGCCGGACGTCATTTCCCGCAATATGCACGAGGGCCGGATCGGCCTGCGCACTGGCGCAGGCTTCCTCGATTATTCAGGCATGGACGTCGACGCCTATCGCGCAAAGCGGCTTCAGGCCATGGTCGACCTGCTCCGGCACTTCGACCTGGCTCGCCCGCCTGTGCTCGATCGCAACTAG
- a CDS encoding ABC transporter permease: protein MTSRLLSVNVFLGLAPIVLVIALWQGLVSFGFAPAVLLPPPGYVFSRLLQQLVTWTFQQEIAATLIRLFAGFAIAVVLGVSIGIAAAANPAINAVVRPIVRVLAPLPKVALYPALLLLLGFGHGSKITLVAADALFPILLSTYYGASTVEQKLIWSAMAAGTPRYEILFKVVLPAAMPSILTGCRIGLVISCIVVFLAEMITSTDGLGHMLVTAARTFQAVDMFVPLITISLLGLILNGLLGAVRSYLLRGFPEA, encoded by the coding sequence ATGACATCGCGCCTTCTCTCGGTAAACGTCTTCCTCGGGCTCGCGCCGATCGTGCTGGTGATCGCGCTGTGGCAAGGCCTCGTATCATTCGGCTTCGCGCCTGCGGTCTTGCTGCCGCCGCCGGGATATGTCTTCAGCCGGCTGCTCCAGCAGCTTGTGACGTGGACGTTCCAGCAGGAGATCGCGGCGACCCTGATCCGGCTGTTTGCCGGTTTTGCGATCGCGGTCGTGCTCGGCGTGAGCATCGGCATCGCCGCTGCGGCCAATCCGGCGATCAACGCGGTGGTTCGACCGATCGTCCGGGTGTTGGCGCCGTTGCCCAAGGTCGCGCTCTATCCGGCACTTCTGCTGTTGCTCGGTTTCGGTCATGGGTCGAAGATCACGCTGGTGGCGGCGGACGCTCTCTTTCCCATTCTGCTGTCCACCTACTACGGCGCATCGACCGTCGAGCAGAAGCTGATCTGGTCGGCCATGGCGGCGGGAACGCCGCGCTATGAAATCCTGTTCAAGGTGGTGTTGCCGGCGGCAATGCCCTCGATCCTGACCGGTTGCCGGATCGGGCTTGTCATTTCCTGCATCGTGGTGTTTCTGGCCGAGATGATCACGTCGACGGACGGACTTGGCCATATGCTCGTCACGGCTGCGCGAACGTTTCAGGCGGTTGACATGTTCGTGCCGCTGATCACGATCTCGCTGCTCGGGTTGATCCTGAATGGCTTGTTGGGCGCCGTGCGATCGTATCTCTTGCGGGGATTTCCTGAAGCGTGA
- a CDS encoding class I adenylate-forming enzyme family protein: protein MDLCSLIDRNAAFAPDKTAIAFEGTRLSYAAFAARIEQTATALKRELGVGRGDRVAILSVNRPDYLVLLYACARLGAMLVPLNWRLAVAEQLFILTDAGAKVLVLEQAFEGVLPELAQTVPGTAVVGLDFEPPHGTAFENLLTRREGSGRNPHTDLSCPLLIVYTSGTTGRPKGAVLRQDALFWNGVMSQHMHNMTSDDHVLTVLPFFHVGGLNIQTTPALQLGATVTIHARFAPDTALAAIERERPTLTVMVPAIIQAVSEHPDWATTDLSSLKAVATGSTIVPPHLIDRFEARNVPVLQVYGSTETCPIAVYTRLGGDLSRAGSTGLAGLCCEAQVIDQLGNEVPAGTPGEIAVRGPNVFFEYWGNADATRDALRDGWYRTGDIGLCDADGYFWIRDRKKNMIISGGENIYPAEVERVLLEHPDVSECAVIGRPDPRWDEVPIAYVIARSGCRPEADELRAHLQAQLARFKVPRDIVFVTDLPRTALGKVQHFLLKQADAQSRAQGETS from the coding sequence GTGGACCTCTGTAGTCTGATCGATCGCAACGCGGCGTTTGCGCCAGACAAGACGGCCATTGCCTTCGAAGGAACACGGTTGAGCTACGCGGCGTTTGCCGCCCGTATCGAGCAGACCGCCACAGCATTGAAGCGGGAGCTCGGAGTCGGTCGGGGCGACCGCGTCGCGATCCTGAGCGTGAACCGGCCGGACTACCTCGTTCTGCTCTATGCCTGCGCGCGGCTCGGCGCGATGCTGGTGCCGCTGAACTGGCGGCTGGCCGTCGCCGAGCAGCTGTTCATTCTTACCGATGCTGGCGCCAAGGTCCTGGTGCTCGAGCAGGCGTTTGAAGGAGTTCTTCCCGAGCTGGCGCAGACTGTGCCGGGAACCGCTGTCGTCGGCCTCGACTTCGAGCCGCCGCACGGCACGGCATTCGAGAACCTGCTGACTCGCCGCGAAGGCAGCGGCCGGAACCCACACACCGATCTCTCCTGCCCCCTCCTCATCGTCTACACGTCAGGAACGACCGGACGGCCCAAAGGCGCCGTGCTGCGGCAGGACGCTTTGTTCTGGAACGGCGTCATGAGCCAGCACATGCACAATATGACGTCCGACGATCACGTATTGACGGTGTTGCCGTTCTTCCATGTCGGCGGCCTCAACATCCAAACCACACCTGCTCTCCAGCTTGGCGCGACCGTCACGATCCATGCTCGCTTTGCGCCGGATACGGCACTTGCCGCCATCGAACGGGAACGGCCGACACTGACGGTGATGGTGCCGGCCATCATCCAGGCTGTCAGCGAGCATCCCGACTGGGCCACGACCGATCTTTCGTCGCTCAAGGCCGTCGCGACCGGATCGACAATCGTGCCGCCGCATCTGATCGACCGCTTCGAGGCGCGCAATGTTCCGGTGCTTCAGGTTTATGGTTCCACGGAAACCTGCCCCATCGCTGTCTACACCCGACTTGGCGGCGATCTTTCGCGCGCGGGATCGACTGGACTTGCTGGCTTGTGCTGCGAAGCGCAGGTGATCGATCAACTAGGCAACGAGGTGCCTGCGGGCACGCCGGGCGAGATCGCGGTGCGCGGGCCCAACGTCTTCTTCGAATATTGGGGCAATGCGGACGCGACGCGCGACGCCTTACGCGACGGCTGGTATCGCACCGGCGATATCGGCCTGTGCGACGCTGACGGCTATTTCTGGATTCGCGACCGCAAGAAGAACATGATCATTTCCGGCGGCGAGAATATCTACCCGGCAGAGGTCGAACGCGTCCTGCTCGAGCATCCCGATGTCAGCGAATGCGCCGTGATCGGCCGGCCGGACCCGCGCTGGGACGAGGTGCCGATCGCCTATGTTATCGCGCGTTCCGGATGCCGGCCCGAAGCCGATGAGCTGAGGGCACATCTACAGGCGCAGCTCGCGCGATTTAAGGTCCCGCGCGATATTGTCTTCGTCACCGATCTGCCGCGCACTGCCCTGGGCAAAGTCCAGCATTTCCTGCTGAAGCAAGCTGATGCGCAGTCACGCGCGCAAGGAGAAACATCTTGA
- a CDS encoding NAD/NADP-dependent octopine/nopaline dehydrogenase family protein: MKIAVLGGGNGSFAAAGDFALSGHEVRLWRRDAERVSAHRAAGSRILVKDHNGPHDVKLALVTTDIAEAVNGTELILCPAPAFAQPDIARLLAPHLRDGQVVFLPPATFGSMIFAQAARDAGNHAKASFAETGTLPWLTRKHGPFEVAITIRAKRLPVGVFPLDQESHALAVIGHAFPDVIEPCGDALSGALMNAGPIIHPPLIVMNAGPIEHFEKWDIHKEGTQAAIRRVTDALDAERIAVREALGYGAPHYPLAHHYAKEGEIWMYGRGSHDRLTDSGDWRERIVLTEHRYMREDLRLGLSLLVSVAGLAGVATPLAKAFLAIGGAICGEDFAKSGRTLDTLGLGNLGKAELQTLLRTGF; the protein is encoded by the coding sequence TTGAAGATCGCAGTTCTGGGAGGGGGAAACGGCTCTTTCGCGGCCGCCGGCGATTTTGCGCTATCGGGACATGAGGTCCGACTCTGGCGCCGCGACGCGGAGCGGGTTTCGGCACATCGCGCCGCCGGCTCGCGCATCCTGGTGAAGGACCATAATGGCCCTCACGACGTGAAGCTCGCGCTCGTCACGACCGACATCGCCGAAGCCGTCAACGGCACAGAGCTGATCCTGTGCCCCGCCCCTGCCTTCGCACAGCCGGACATTGCTCGACTGCTCGCCCCGCATTTGCGGGATGGACAAGTCGTATTTCTGCCGCCAGCGACATTCGGCTCGATGATCTTTGCCCAGGCTGCGAGGGATGCTGGCAACCACGCGAAAGCGAGTTTTGCCGAAACCGGGACACTACCATGGCTCACCCGCAAGCACGGTCCGTTCGAGGTCGCGATCACCATCCGCGCCAAGCGACTGCCGGTCGGCGTGTTCCCGCTCGACCAGGAATCGCATGCGCTCGCGGTGATTGGGCACGCTTTCCCCGATGTGATCGAGCCCTGTGGAGACGCGCTGTCCGGCGCACTGATGAATGCAGGCCCGATCATCCATCCGCCGCTGATCGTGATGAATGCTGGCCCCATCGAGCATTTCGAAAAGTGGGACATCCACAAGGAGGGCACACAGGCCGCAATCCGACGGGTGACAGACGCGCTCGACGCCGAGCGGATCGCCGTGCGCGAGGCGCTCGGCTATGGCGCGCCCCACTACCCGCTCGCTCACCACTACGCCAAGGAAGGCGAGATCTGGATGTACGGCCGCGGCTCGCATGACCGCCTGACCGATTCCGGCGACTGGCGCGAGCGGATCGTGCTGACCGAGCACCGTTACATGCGCGAAGATCTGCGGCTTGGTCTGTCGCTACTGGTCTCCGTCGCCGGCTTGGCGGGCGTGGCGACGCCGCTGGCCAAAGCATTTCTGGCCATCGGCGGCGCGATCTGCGGTGAGGATTTTGCAAAGAGCGGCCGAACGCTCGATACGCTGGGGCTTGGCAATCTCGGCAAGGCCGAACTGCAGACGCTTCTTCGCACGGGATTTTGA
- the ilvD gene encoding dihydroxy-acid dehydratase — MKKLRSRVTTDGLDRAPHRAFMRAMGLDDAAIAKPMVGVVSMKGEQTPCNMTHDFQVAAAKTGIEEAGGTPREFSTVSVSDGISMNHEGMKFSLFSRELIADSIEAVVHGLAYDALIGYGGCDKTLPGVMMGMVRCNVPSIFIYGGSSLPGRVDGRTLTVLDSYEAVGSFMTGEIDGATLERIERACLPTIGACAGQFTANTMGMVSEAMGLTIPNVSMVPGVYAERAQISRRAGRLIMEMLERGRPLPRDIVTRKSLENGAAIVAATGGSTNAALHLPAIANEAGIAFTIDDVGEVFARTPLIGNLRPGGKYTAKDVYDIGGAAVVIRELIQSGHIDGSCLSVTGRTLAEEYGAANPPDGEVVYPARAPIMPDGGVAVLKGNLCPDGAVIKVAGLKNQFFEGVARVFEDEEACVAAVRDRSYKAGEVLVIRNEGPVGGPGMREMLGVTALIYGQGMGEKVALITDGRFSGATRGMCIGYVSPEAFVGGPLALVRDGDRIRIDAANRRMDMLVDERELAARRRDWKQRPPRHRAGALAKYARLVGQAPGGAVTHEGPAEWPWFE, encoded by the coding sequence ATGAAGAAGTTGCGATCACGAGTCACGACAGACGGCCTTGACCGGGCTCCGCACCGCGCTTTCATGCGCGCAATGGGGCTCGATGACGCTGCGATTGCCAAGCCGATGGTGGGCGTCGTCAGCATGAAGGGCGAGCAGACGCCCTGCAACATGACCCACGACTTCCAGGTGGCCGCAGCCAAGACGGGAATCGAGGAGGCTGGCGGCACGCCACGCGAATTTTCGACCGTGTCAGTCTCCGACGGCATCAGCATGAATCACGAGGGAATGAAGTTTTCTCTCTTTTCGCGTGAGCTGATTGCCGATTCGATCGAAGCCGTCGTCCATGGTCTCGCCTATGACGCGCTGATCGGTTACGGCGGATGCGACAAGACGCTTCCCGGTGTGATGATGGGCATGGTTCGTTGCAACGTACCATCCATTTTCATCTACGGCGGCAGCTCGCTGCCGGGCCGAGTAGACGGACGAACCCTCACGGTGCTCGACTCCTATGAAGCTGTCGGCAGCTTCATGACCGGAGAGATCGACGGCGCCACACTTGAGCGGATCGAGCGCGCCTGCCTGCCCACCATTGGCGCCTGCGCCGGCCAGTTTACCGCGAACACGATGGGCATGGTTTCGGAGGCGATGGGCCTGACCATTCCGAACGTCTCGATGGTGCCCGGTGTCTATGCCGAGCGCGCGCAGATATCGCGGCGCGCGGGGCGGCTGATCATGGAGATGCTGGAACGAGGGAGGCCGCTGCCGCGCGACATCGTGACGCGGAAATCCCTTGAGAACGGTGCGGCCATTGTCGCTGCGACGGGCGGTTCGACCAACGCGGCGCTGCATCTGCCGGCGATCGCGAATGAGGCGGGGATCGCGTTCACGATCGATGACGTCGGCGAGGTTTTTGCAAGGACGCCGTTGATCGGAAACTTGCGACCGGGCGGCAAGTACACTGCAAAGGACGTCTACGATATTGGCGGTGCCGCCGTAGTGATCCGCGAGCTGATCCAGAGCGGTCACATCGATGGGAGCTGCTTGTCCGTCACCGGACGCACGCTCGCTGAAGAATATGGCGCGGCCAACCCTCCCGATGGAGAAGTCGTTTACCCGGCCCGCGCGCCAATCATGCCCGACGGTGGTGTGGCTGTGTTGAAGGGCAATCTCTGCCCGGACGGTGCGGTGATCAAGGTCGCGGGTTTGAAGAACCAATTTTTCGAGGGCGTGGCGCGCGTTTTCGAAGATGAGGAAGCCTGTGTCGCGGCGGTTCGCGACCGCAGTTACAAAGCGGGCGAGGTGCTGGTGATCCGCAATGAAGGACCGGTCGGCGGCCCCGGCATGCGCGAGATGCTCGGCGTCACTGCGCTGATCTATGGCCAGGGTATGGGCGAGAAGGTGGCTCTCATCACCGATGGACGGTTCTCCGGCGCGACCCGCGGCATGTGCATCGGCTATGTGTCTCCGGAAGCGTTTGTCGGCGGTCCGCTGGCGCTCGTTCGCGACGGCGACAGGATCCGGATTGATGCCGCAAACCGGCGGATGGATATGCTGGTCGATGAGCGGGAACTCGCCGCGCGGCGTCGCGACTGGAAGCAACGGCCGCCGCGTCACCGCGCAGGTGCGCTCGCAAAATATGCGCGGCTGGTTGGCCAGGCGCCCGGAGGAGCGGTCACACATGAGGGGCCTGCAGAATGGCCCTGGTTCGAATGA
- a CDS encoding peptidase M29, whose amino-acid sequence MLADRIEAKWIDAFCEIFERCAVKAGDTAAILSETQSRALNVHLAELALLRIGARPFHVVMPTPRNRNIVPVRSTGASEAIQRLGPVITALQQAGFVVDCTIEGLMHAVETPEILKAGARILVISNEHPEALERMVPDPALEKRVRAAAKMLRGTKRMRVTSKAGTALDVDMVGASTVGVWGWTDKPGTLAHWPGGIVVSFPKSGTINGTLVMAPGDINLTFKRYLTSPVKMTLKDDYVVELDGEGTDAAMMRAYLAAWGDREAYAVSHVGFGMNPGARYEALSMYDQRDTNGTEIRAVSGNFLFSTGANEFAGRYTAGHFDLPMMGTTIELDGVAVVREGVLQDVFG is encoded by the coding sequence ATGCTGGCTGACCGCATCGAGGCAAAATGGATCGACGCATTTTGCGAGATCTTTGAGCGCTGCGCCGTCAAGGCTGGCGATACCGCGGCGATCCTCTCGGAAACCCAATCGCGCGCGTTGAACGTGCATCTGGCGGAGCTCGCGCTGTTGCGGATAGGTGCGAGGCCGTTTCATGTTGTGATGCCGACGCCGCGTAACCGGAATATCGTGCCGGTTCGCTCGACAGGAGCGAGCGAGGCGATCCAAAGGCTTGGCCCGGTCATCACCGCCCTTCAGCAGGCCGGTTTTGTCGTGGACTGCACCATTGAGGGCCTGATGCACGCCGTGGAGACGCCCGAGATCCTGAAAGCCGGCGCGCGGATCCTGGTGATCTCCAACGAACATCCCGAGGCGCTGGAGCGCATGGTGCCGGATCCCGCGCTGGAGAAGCGTGTCCGCGCAGCCGCCAAGATGCTGCGTGGAACCAAGCGGATGCGGGTTACCTCGAAGGCGGGCACCGCGCTCGACGTGGATATGGTCGGTGCGTCTACGGTCGGCGTCTGGGGATGGACCGACAAGCCGGGCACGCTGGCGCACTGGCCGGGCGGCATCGTCGTCAGCTTCCCCAAGAGCGGGACGATCAACGGCACGCTCGTAATGGCGCCTGGTGACATCAACCTGACCTTCAAGCGCTACCTGACGTCGCCGGTGAAGATGACCTTGAAGGACGATTACGTCGTCGAGCTGGACGGCGAGGGCACGGATGCCGCGATGATGCGCGCCTATCTCGCCGCTTGGGGCGATCGCGAGGCCTATGCGGTCTCACATGTCGGTTTCGGCATGAACCCGGGCGCGCGCTACGAAGCGCTGTCAATGTACGACCAGCGTGACACCAACGGCACGGAGATCCGTGCTGTCTCCGGCAATTTCCTGTTCTCGACCGGCGCGAACGAATTCGCGGGCCGCTATACGGCGGGCCATTTTGATTTGCCGATGATGGGAACGACCATCGAGCTCGATGGCGTGGCGGTGGTGCGGGAAGGCGTGCTTCAGGACGTCTTTGGCTAG